The Anolis carolinensis isolate JA03-04 chromosome 1, rAnoCar3.1.pri, whole genome shotgun sequence genome window below encodes:
- the LOC100562595 gene encoding acyl-coenzyme A thioesterase 5 gives MPRISVWPPSACLYDEPLQVTVQGLSPGQEVTVRAALEDESGVVFQARGVFRAGRSGELDLSRAPSLGGSYAGQEASGLLWSMEPDAPFWRLAKRDVSSPFWLAFEVYEGRGAGSPLCSCRSARSFLGQGVRRAPVREGRLRATLFLPPGPGPFPGILDLYGSGGGLVEYRASLLASRGFVTLALAYLAFEDLPVFPEVLDLDYFGEAVEFLKKQEQVQSTRIGVIGISKGADLALAVATFWPGIQAAVSISGSGLNAFIPLQVKDLTIPAHPFDLNRVKVNSDSGFVDYSEVLDDPRDPATWPSRIPVEKSSSKFLFLSGQDDKNWQSELYCRETVRRLQESGRHVEFYCYPGAGHLLEPPYLPLCFASRHKPLGVIMLWGGMQKEHAKAQEDAWQRILTFFRQHLLDLPVKSNL, from the exons ATGCCGCGGATCTCGGTGTGGCCGCCCTCGGCCTGCCTCTACGACGAGCCCCTCCAGGTGACCGTGCAGGGCCTGTCTCCGGGGCAGGAGGTGACGGTCCGCGCCGCCTTGGAGGACGAGAGCGGGGTGGTCTTCCAGGCGCGGGGCGTCTTCCGAGCGGGGCGCAGCGGGGAGCTGGACCTGAGCCGGGCGCCCTCGCTGGGAGGCAGCTACGCGGGGCAGGAGGCCAGCGGGCTGCTGTGGAGCATGGAGCCCGACGCCCCCTTCTGGCGCCTGGCCAAGCGGGACGTGAGCAGCCCCTTCTGGCTGGCCTTCGAGGTCTACGAGGGGCGCGGCGCGGGGAGCCCACTCTGCAGCTGCCGCAGCGCCCGGAGCTTCCTGGGCCAAGGCGTGCGCAGGGCACCCGTTCGGGAGGGAAGGCTCCGCGCCACTCTCTTCTTGCCCCCCG GCCCTGGACCATTCCCAGGAATACTTGACTTGTATGGCTCTGGAGGGGGCCTTGTGGAGTACCGGGCAAGCCTTTTGGCTAGCAGAGGTTTTGTCACATTGGCTCTGGCTTACTTAGCTTTCGAAGATTTGCCAGTTTTCCCAGAAGTCCTTGATTTAGACTATTTTGGAGAGGCTGTTGAGTTTTTAAAGAAACAAGAGCAG GTTCAATCGACGAGGATTGGAGTCATTGGGATCTCTAAAGGGGCAGATCTTGCGCTTGCTGTGGCTACGTTTTGGCCAGGCATCCAAGCAGCTGTCAGTATTTCTGGCTCAGGTCTTAATGCTTTTATCCCCCTACAAGTTAAAGACCTCACCATTCCTGCCCACCCTTTCGATCTGAATAGGGTGAAAGTTAACAGTGATTCTGGATTTGTGGATTATTCAGAAGTTTTGGATGATCCTAGAGACCCAGCAACTTGGCCAAGCCGGATCCCTGTGGAGAAGTCCTCCAGTAAGTTCCTCTTCCTCTCAGGACAGGACGACAAAAACTGGCAAAGTGAACTCTATTGCCGGGAAACTGTTCGGCGCCTCCAGGAGAGCGGGCGTCATGTGGAGTTCTACTGCTATCCGGGGGCAGGACACCTCTTGGAGCCGCCCTatttgcccttgtgctttgcctcACGTCACAAACCTTTGGGGGTTATTATGCTCTGGGGAGGAATGCAGAAGGAACATGCAAAAGCTCAGGAGGACGCTTGGCAAAGGATACTGACTTTTTTCAGGCAGCACTTGCTGGATCTGCCTGTAAAAAGTAATTTATAG